One genomic segment of Paenibacillus xylanexedens includes these proteins:
- a CDS encoding carbohydrate ABC transporter permease yields MSDRTSNRIFDIVNVSFITLFVIFCLAPFLHTIAISLSSNRAITSGEVTIFPKEFNWDAYGQVFSDHSMIYSLGFTTVLTIATTALCMLFTIAAAYPLTKKKLKGRKMFMYVIIITMFFSGGIIPEYLLIRDLHLLNSVWALILPGLVSPFNLIILISFFRGIPESLEESAEIDGSSHVHTLFKIILPLSMPVIATLSLFYAVGRWNGFQDSLMYITDPKLYPLQLKLYQMVQNNMVSELTLMEGANRTRLTPESLKAATVVFATVPILLVYPWLQKYFVSGAMLGAVKG; encoded by the coding sequence ATGAGTGACCGCACCTCGAACCGGATTTTTGATATTGTCAATGTCTCCTTTATCACCTTATTTGTTATATTCTGTCTTGCTCCGTTTCTGCACACGATTGCGATATCGCTAAGTTCGAACCGGGCCATTACATCAGGTGAAGTAACCATCTTCCCAAAGGAATTTAACTGGGATGCATATGGGCAAGTATTTTCGGATCATTCCATGATCTATTCACTAGGCTTCACCACGGTTCTTACGATAGCTACGACAGCGCTGTGCATGTTGTTTACCATTGCTGCAGCGTACCCGCTCACGAAGAAAAAATTAAAAGGTCGCAAAATGTTTATGTACGTCATCATAATCACCATGTTCTTCAGCGGAGGGATTATTCCCGAATATTTGCTGATTCGTGACCTGCATTTGCTGAATTCCGTTTGGGCTTTGATTCTACCAGGATTAGTGAGTCCGTTTAACTTGATTATCCTGATCTCCTTCTTCCGTGGGATACCGGAGAGCTTAGAAGAATCGGCTGAGATCGACGGAAGCTCACATGTACACACGCTCTTTAAAATTATTCTGCCATTATCCATGCCAGTAATCGCTACACTCAGTTTGTTCTATGCGGTTGGGCGCTGGAATGGTTTTCAGGATTCCCTGATGTACATCACGGATCCGAAGCTATATCCACTTCAACTAAAGCTCTATCAAATGGTACAGAACAACATGGTTAGTGAGCTTACATTAATGGAAGGTGCCAACCGGACCAGATTAACTCCAGAGAGTCTTAAGGCTGCAACGGTCGTGTTCGCAACAGTACCTATCCTACTGGTATATCCATGGTTGCAAAAGTATTTCGTCAGCGGTGCGATGCTGGGAGCGGTTAAAGGATAA
- a CDS encoding sugar phosphate isomerase/epimerase family protein has product MQGEDKGEYSFSTCWNIRKHPIGEDMIREIADLGFRRVELNYNVTKEMLTTIEPMIERGEIGISSVHNTFPHDPDPDYGTDSILLGFEDEVKRKRAIELLVESAEYAQRYGGEAVVVHPGEVPFPEDISKDLGKIYNEEGPDSPKYRSKWAELMERREALSSGYVEKIIASLDEVCNRAAAKGLDVRFGIETRSRPQQIPTLAEAKTIIRALKGAPVGIWYDTGHAIMMDRMGLYDSVGEMQGLMDDIVGVHIHETLGLSDHWCPYVHSKDMNFYDAYLPMIRRAQVKVYELKSACKAEEIHESHDLLMKKLGVTE; this is encoded by the coding sequence ATGCAGGGAGAAGACAAGGGCGAATACTCATTCTCGACATGTTGGAACATCAGGAAACATCCCATAGGGGAAGATATGATTCGGGAGATTGCGGATCTCGGCTTTCGTCGGGTGGAGCTCAATTATAATGTGACGAAGGAGATGCTCACGACGATTGAGCCCATGATTGAGCGTGGAGAGATCGGAATTTCTAGTGTCCACAACACTTTTCCACATGACCCTGATCCAGACTACGGTACGGATTCCATCTTGCTCGGCTTCGAAGATGAAGTGAAACGTAAGCGGGCGATCGAATTGCTGGTAGAGTCGGCTGAATATGCCCAACGTTATGGTGGAGAAGCAGTTGTTGTACACCCGGGAGAGGTACCTTTTCCTGAGGATATCAGCAAAGACCTTGGAAAGATCTATAACGAGGAAGGCCCGGATTCACCGAAGTATCGGAGCAAATGGGCTGAATTGATGGAGCGGCGGGAAGCCCTCAGTTCAGGGTATGTGGAGAAAATTATCGCCAGTCTGGATGAGGTATGCAATCGGGCGGCAGCTAAAGGTCTGGATGTTCGTTTTGGCATCGAGACGAGATCCCGACCACAACAGATTCCTACCCTTGCCGAAGCCAAGACCATCATCAGGGCCCTCAAAGGGGCTCCGGTTGGTATCTGGTACGATACCGGTCATGCCATCATGATGGACCGAATGGGCCTTTATGACAGTGTGGGAGAAATGCAAGGCCTGATGGATGATATCGTAGGGGTCCATATCCATGAGACACTTGGTCTCTCGGATCACTGGTGCCCGTATGTACACAGTAAAGATATGAACTTCTATGATGCCTATCTGCCGATGATTCGCCGGGCACAGGTGAAGGTGTATGAGTTGAAGTCTGCCTGTAAGGCAGAAGAGATTCATGAGAGTCATGACTTGCTAATGAAGAAGCTTGGAGTGACAGAGTAG
- a CDS encoding tetratricopeptide repeat protein, translating to MKGKLVRAEGHLANIIPIHLDASFFFERAVRSLDRNHVDKALKYFRKAVEYEPENPVNHCNMAGILSEKGDYEASNAILANVLEVVDPSMTECYFYMANNYANMDRFEEAEQALVTYLEEDTQGQFMTEAEEMMELLYYELDRPTKLNRIKSRKGVVEHDQARELLEEGKFAQAAELLEGMSSDYPDYLAARNNLALAYYYMGLFPKAKETIAEVLEQEPGNLHALCNLAIFHQNENRADQVLLLIKKLRVIVPFQHEQVYKLATTMGILGQHDTAYVHFRRLLKDEETAADPALAHYAAVAAYNTERYDAAERLWHHVSKLDPGSEVSRYYLSGLEAVKQGEQEPEKLSYHYHLPFDEQFRQWENYGSGIPEEMKNDPLIRSSFFWALRHGDRATKLQVIHALGMIGDYEVQQALQSFIEEPGEEQDLLEAAQTVLNGLKSAEHEDRNSQVVRPFSPVALKSIGKVPSTSEQSDTGSTSHWQAVVDCALQMSEAKAELQQEMERLWTDYVSRVHPEVPGTKQIEGWAAGLEYLAAKNHSRPVTYQSVAERYGISASTVSKYAKQIHSVCNSKPPLV from the coding sequence ATGAAGGGCAAGCTAGTGCGGGCTGAGGGACACCTTGCCAATATTATACCGATTCACTTGGATGCTTCTTTCTTCTTTGAAAGAGCTGTCCGCTCGCTGGACCGTAATCATGTCGACAAGGCATTAAAATATTTTCGCAAAGCTGTTGAATACGAACCGGAAAATCCGGTAAATCATTGTAATATGGCGGGTATATTATCGGAGAAGGGGGATTACGAAGCCTCCAATGCCATTCTGGCTAACGTGCTGGAAGTGGTAGATCCGTCGATGACGGAATGTTATTTTTATATGGCGAACAATTATGCAAATATGGATCGGTTTGAGGAAGCCGAGCAAGCACTTGTTACCTATCTGGAGGAGGACACCCAAGGTCAGTTCATGACGGAAGCCGAAGAGATGATGGAGCTTCTGTATTATGAGCTGGATCGTCCGACCAAACTGAATCGAATCAAATCACGCAAAGGTGTAGTGGAGCACGATCAGGCACGGGAACTGCTGGAAGAAGGGAAATTTGCACAGGCTGCTGAATTGCTCGAAGGCATGTCTTCTGATTATCCTGATTACTTGGCTGCCCGTAACAATCTGGCACTCGCCTACTATTATATGGGTCTGTTTCCCAAAGCAAAAGAGACTATTGCCGAAGTGCTTGAACAGGAGCCCGGTAATCTGCATGCACTCTGTAATCTGGCTATTTTCCATCAAAATGAGAACCGGGCTGACCAAGTGCTGCTTCTGATCAAAAAATTGCGTGTCATCGTGCCATTCCAGCATGAACAAGTCTACAAACTGGCTACCACGATGGGAATTTTGGGCCAACACGATACGGCTTATGTTCATTTCCGTCGTTTGCTCAAGGACGAAGAGACAGCTGCTGATCCGGCACTTGCTCACTATGCAGCAGTGGCGGCTTATAATACAGAACGGTATGATGCTGCTGAGCGTTTATGGCATCATGTGTCCAAGCTTGATCCGGGTTCCGAAGTATCCCGGTATTATCTGTCAGGTCTTGAGGCTGTAAAACAAGGCGAGCAAGAGCCAGAGAAGCTAAGTTATCACTATCATCTGCCATTTGATGAGCAGTTCAGACAGTGGGAGAACTATGGTAGTGGCATACCTGAAGAAATGAAAAATGATCCACTGATTCGCTCATCGTTCTTCTGGGCATTGCGTCATGGTGATCGGGCAACCAAGCTACAGGTTATTCATGCGCTTGGGATGATCGGTGACTATGAGGTGCAGCAGGCTCTGCAATCCTTTATTGAAGAGCCTGGAGAAGAACAGGATCTGCTTGAGGCAGCACAAACTGTACTGAACGGATTGAAATCGGCTGAACATGAGGATCGGAATTCTCAGGTGGTTCGACCCTTTTCTCCTGTAGCTTTGAAGTCTATTGGAAAGGTTCCATCCACATCAGAGCAATCGGACACTGGTTCAACCTCCCATTGGCAGGCTGTTGTTGATTGTGCGTTACAGATGTCTGAAGCAAAGGCTGAGTTGCAACAAGAGATGGAACGGCTCTGGACGGATTATGTATCCCGGGTACATCCGGAGGTTCCGGGTACGAAGCAGATTGAGGGTTGGGCTGCGGGACTTGAATATTTGGCAGCGAAGAATCACAGTCGGCCCGTTACCTATCAAAGCGTTGCTGAGCGGTACGGGATATCGGCATCAACGGTTAGCAAGTATGCTAAACAGATTCATTCGGTTTGTAACAGCAAGCCACCACTAGTATAG